In a genomic window of Rhodovulum sp. P5:
- a CDS encoding heavy metal translocating P-type ATPase, translated as MTEHRPVTLSVEGMSCASCVGRVDRALSEMDGIGEVSVNLASETARFAIDDPARIRSVADTLTELGYPARADSVTLNVASMSCASCVGRVERILSAVPGVLRVTVNLAAETATVHYLEGATDPAALAQAATDAGYPAEPAQTTTVDRSERKTEEARNLARRLGLAATLALPVLILAMGSHAIPPLHALIADTIGMQASWIIQFVLTTAVLLGPGRMFYAKGIPALLKGAPDMNSLVAVGTGAAYLYSVIATFLPGLLPEAVRAVYFEAAAMIVVLILTGRFLEARAKGRTGAAIRKLVGLRPRTARVLRDGDPVEVPIDQIVPGDILVVRPGERIAVDGEVTGGGSRVDESMITGEPVPVAKHIGDPVTGGTMNGTGSFSFRATRVGADTTLAQIIRMVEEAQGARLPIQSLVDRITLWFVPAVMGAATLTVLIWLLAGPSPALTLALVAGVSVLIIACPCAMGLATPTSIVVGTGRAAEMGVLFRKGDALQALGSVDVVALDKTGTVTEGHPELTDLVVAEGFDRAEVLAVVAAVEEHSEHPVAAAILRAAQVERVTRHDAREFEAIAGFGVRARVAGRDVLVGADRLLARHDIGTAGLAQAEADIARRGRTALYAAIDGRVAAVIGVADPVKTSSAAAIAALHAQGLKIALITGDRAETAEAIAREIGIDHVIAGVLPDGKVAALEALRQTGQRVAFVGDGINDAPALAHADVGIAIGTGTDIAIDAADVVLMSGDLRGVVNAFEISRRTMRNIRQNLFWAFGYNTALIPVAAGVLYPALGVLLSPVLAAGAMALSSVFVLSNALRLRQVMPVMDEGPARPVAQASIAPAAAE; from the coding sequence ATGACGGAACACCGTCCGGTCACATTGTCGGTTGAGGGTATGTCCTGCGCGTCCTGCGTGGGCCGCGTCGATCGGGCGCTCAGCGAAATGGATGGCATCGGCGAGGTGTCGGTCAATCTCGCCTCCGAAACCGCCCGCTTTGCCATAGACGATCCCGCACGCATCCGGTCCGTGGCCGATACCTTGACCGAACTGGGATATCCGGCACGGGCAGACTCGGTCACGCTGAACGTGGCCTCGATGTCCTGCGCCTCCTGCGTCGGGCGGGTGGAGCGCATTTTGTCCGCGGTGCCCGGTGTGCTGCGCGTCACCGTGAACCTCGCCGCAGAAACCGCCACGGTCCACTATCTTGAAGGGGCGACGGACCCGGCCGCGCTTGCCCAAGCCGCGACCGATGCGGGCTACCCGGCCGAACCCGCCCAAACCACGACGGTGGATCGCAGCGAACGCAAGACCGAGGAAGCCCGCAATCTGGCCCGCCGCCTGGGGCTGGCCGCCACCCTTGCCCTGCCCGTCCTCATCCTTGCCATGGGCAGCCACGCGATCCCCCCCCTGCACGCGCTGATCGCCGACACCATCGGCATGCAGGCAAGCTGGATCATCCAGTTCGTGCTGACCACAGCGGTTCTGCTGGGGCCCGGACGGATGTTCTATGCCAAGGGGATACCGGCGCTTCTGAAGGGGGCACCGGACATGAACAGCCTTGTCGCGGTCGGTACAGGTGCTGCCTATCTCTATTCGGTGATTGCGACCTTCTTGCCGGGCCTGCTGCCCGAGGCTGTGCGCGCCGTCTATTTCGAGGCCGCGGCGATGATCGTCGTGCTGATCCTGACCGGCCGCTTTCTGGAAGCCCGCGCCAAGGGCCGCACGGGCGCCGCGATCCGCAAGCTGGTCGGCCTGCGGCCACGCACGGCACGCGTTCTGCGCGACGGCGATCCGGTCGAGGTGCCCATCGACCAGATCGTCCCGGGCGACATCCTTGTCGTCCGCCCGGGGGAGCGGATCGCGGTGGATGGCGAGGTCACCGGGGGCGGGTCGCGAGTGGACGAAAGCATGATCACCGGCGAACCCGTGCCCGTCGCCAAGCACATTGGAGACCCGGTCACAGGCGGCACGATGAATGGCACCGGCAGTTTCAGCTTCCGCGCGACGCGCGTGGGTGCCGACACCACGCTGGCGCAGATCATCCGGATGGTGGAAGAGGCACAAGGCGCGCGGCTGCCGATCCAGTCGCTGGTGGACCGGATCACGCTGTGGTTCGTGCCCGCGGTGATGGGCGCGGCAACACTGACGGTCCTGATCTGGCTGTTGGCGGGGCCGTCCCCGGCGCTGACCCTCGCCCTGGTCGCCGGGGTGTCGGTGCTGATCATCGCCTGTCCCTGTGCGATGGGACTTGCGACGCCCACCTCGATCGTGGTGGGAACCGGCCGCGCTGCCGAAATGGGCGTGCTGTTTCGAAAGGGCGATGCGTTGCAGGCGCTTGGGTCGGTCGATGTCGTGGCGCTCGACAAGACCGGCACGGTCACCGAGGGGCACCCGGAATTGACCGATCTGGTGGTGGCAGAAGGCTTTGACCGGGCCGAGGTTCTGGCCGTGGTGGCCGCGGTCGAAGAACATTCCGAACACCCGGTGGCCGCGGCGATCCTGCGCGCGGCCCAGGTCGAACGCGTGACCCGGCATGACGCGCGGGAGTTCGAGGCCATCGCCGGGTTCGGCGTCCGCGCCAGGGTGGCGGGGCGCGACGTGCTGGTGGGCGCGGATCGCCTGCTTGCCCGGCACGACATCGGCACGGCGGGTCTGGCACAAGCCGAGGCCGATATCGCCCGGCGCGGCCGAACGGCCCTTTACGCGGCCATCGACGGCCGTGTTGCGGCCGTCATCGGTGTGGCAGACCCGGTAAAAACCAGCAGCGCGGCGGCCATCGCCGCACTGCATGCCCAGGGGCTGAAGATCGCCCTGATCACCGGCGACCGGGCCGAGACCGCCGAGGCCATCGCGCGCGAGATCGGCATCGATCATGTCATCGCGGGCGTGCTGCCCGACGGAAAGGTCGCGGCGCTGGAGGCATTGCGGCAGACCGGCCAGCGGGTCGCATTCGTCGGTGACGGGATCAACGACGCCCCGGCACTTGCCCATGCGGATGTCGGCATCGCCATCGGCACGGGTACCGATATCGCCATCGATGCCGCCGATGTGGTGCTGATGTCGGGCGATCTGCGTGGGGTCGTGAATGCGTTCGAAATCTCCCGCCGCACGATGCGCAACATCCGCCAGAACCTGTTCTGGGCCTTCGGCTACAATACCGCGCTGATCCCTGTGGCTGCTGGCGTTCTCTATCCCGCCCTCGGCGTACTTCTTTCACCGGTGCTGGCCGCGGGCGCGATGGCGCTGTCCTCCGTCTTCGTGCTGAGCAATGCGCTACGCTTGCGCCAAGTCATGCCGGTGATGGACGAAGGGCCGGCGCGGCCGGTCGCCCAAGCATCCATCGCCCCCGCGGCCGCAGAGTGA
- a CDS encoding DUF302 domain-containing protein: protein MSYTISRIIENADFEAVDGRTRAALSEQGFGILTEIDVQATMKKKLDADMAPYRILGACNPQMAHKAIGLEPRIGTMLPCNVILRQVDEGVEVSAVDPEASMSAIDNAELKQVAGAVRDMLAKAVAAV from the coding sequence ATGAGCTATACAATTTCGCGCATCATCGAGAATGCCGATTTCGAAGCGGTCGACGGCAGAACCCGCGCCGCCCTGTCGGAACAGGGCTTTGGCATCCTGACCGAGATCGACGTTCAGGCCACGATGAAGAAGAAACTGGATGCCGACATGGCGCCCTATCGCATCCTTGGGGCCTGCAATCCGCAGATGGCGCACAAGGCCATCGGGTTGGAGCCGCGGATCGGCACGATGCTGCCCTGCAACGTGATCCTGCGTCAGGTCGATGAGGGGGTGGAGGTCAGCGCCGTCGACCCCGAGGCATCCATGTCGGCCATCGACAATGCAGAACTGAAGCAGGTCGCCGGCGCCGTGCGGGACATGTTGGCGAAAGCGGTTGCGGCCGTCTGA
- a CDS encoding cobyric acid synthase, with protein sequence MIQGTGSNVGKSLLVAGLCRAARARGLTVAPFKPQNMSNNAAVTIDGGEIGRAQALQARACGRDPVNDMNPVLLKPETDTGAQVVVQGKARGNWRARDYMGEKPNLLAAVLESFARLSRQADLVLVEGAGSPAEINLRKGDIANMGFARAADVPVILVGDIDRGGVIAQIVGTKAVLDPADAAMIAGFAINRFRGDPRLFDDGYGMIAAMTGWRGFGVVPWFDAAAALPAEDAVDVRPATGGGGFHIVCPMLSRIANFDDLDPLKLEPGVRLSMIPPGTALPGDADLVILPGTKSTRGDLAFLRAKGWDVDLAGHVRRGGHVLGLCGGYQMLGRRIVDDAGLEGPPGTTEGLGLLDVETVMQPDKTLTRIQATHAATGTPFSGYEIHIGRTDGPDRARPFAHVAGRPEGAASPCGRIAGSYLHGLFCEDGFRRDWLAGLGVASGPTGYDAAIDQTLDALARHLERHMDLETLFATARPIPGNLGG encoded by the coding sequence ATGATCCAGGGCACCGGGTCGAATGTCGGAAAATCGCTGCTGGTGGCGGGCCTGTGCCGGGCTGCGCGGGCGCGCGGGCTGACGGTGGCGCCGTTCAAGCCGCAGAACATGTCCAACAACGCCGCCGTCACCATCGACGGGGGAGAGATCGGGCGGGCACAGGCGCTTCAGGCCCGGGCCTGCGGACGCGATCCGGTCAACGACATGAACCCGGTTCTGCTGAAACCGGAAACGGACACTGGCGCGCAGGTCGTCGTTCAGGGCAAGGCCCGCGGCAATTGGCGGGCACGGGACTATATGGGTGAAAAGCCCAACCTGCTGGCCGCCGTTCTGGAAAGCTTCGCCCGGCTGTCACGGCAGGCCGATCTCGTACTGGTCGAGGGCGCCGGCAGCCCGGCCGAGATCAACCTGCGCAAGGGGGACATCGCCAATATGGGCTTTGCCCGGGCGGCCGATGTGCCCGTCATTCTGGTCGGCGATATCGACCGGGGGGGCGTGATCGCCCAGATCGTCGGCACCAAGGCGGTGCTCGACCCCGCCGATGCCGCGATGATCGCCGGGTTTGCGATCAACCGGTTCCGTGGCGACCCGCGCCTGTTCGACGATGGCTATGGGATGATTGCAGCGATGACGGGCTGGCGCGGCTTCGGTGTCGTCCCGTGGTTCGACGCAGCCGCCGCCCTGCCCGCCGAAGACGCCGTCGATGTTCGGCCCGCAACGGGCGGCGGCGGGTTCCATATCGTTTGCCCGATGCTGTCGCGGATCGCGAATTTCGACGATCTGGACCCGCTGAAGCTGGAACCGGGCGTGCGCCTGTCGATGATCCCGCCCGGCACGGCCCTGCCGGGCGATGCCGATCTGGTGATCCTGCCCGGCACGAAATCGACCCGCGGCGATCTGGCGTTCCTTCGGGCAAAGGGATGGGACGTGGACTTGGCGGGCCATGTGCGGCGCGGGGGCCATGTGCTGGGCCTGTGCGGCGGCTACCAGATGCTGGGCCGGCGCATCGTCGACGACGCGGGGCTGGAAGGCCCGCCCGGCACGACCGAGGGGCTGGGCCTTCTGGACGTCGAAACCGTCATGCAGCCCGACAAGACCCTGACCCGCATCCAGGCCACCCACGCCGCGACCGGCACGCCGTTTTCCGGCTATGAAATCCATATCGGTCGCACCGACGGCCCGGACCGCGCCCGCCCCTTTGCCCATGTCGCCGGCCGGCCCGAGGGTGCGGCATCGCCCTGCGGCCGGATCGCGGGCAGCTATCTGCACGGGCTTTTCTGCGAAGACGGCTTCCGGCGGGATTGGCTGGCCGGGCTTGGCGTGGCCTCCGGGCCCACCGGCTATGACGCGGCGATTGACCAGACGCTGGATGCGCTGGCCCGGCATCTGGAGCGTCACATGGACCTTGAGACGCTCTTTGCCACCGCCCGGCCGATCCCCGGCAACCTTGGCGGGTGA
- the gltX gene encoding glutamate--tRNA ligase, with protein MTTVTRFAPSPTGYLHVGNLRTALFNFLIARKSGGTFILRLDDTDPERSKQEYADAIKEDLEWLGLTWDRVERQSDRLDRYAAAADSLRDAGRFYECFETPTELDLKRKKQLNMGKPPVYDRAALNLSEAEKDTLRSERSGHWRFLLNQERIEWTDGILGDVSIDAASVSDPVLIRGDGQVLYTLASVVDDTEMGVTHVVRGSDHVTNTATQIQIIQALGGTVPAFAHHSLLTGPQGEALSKRLGTLSLRDLRARGVEPLALLSLMARLGSSQPVELAGSIDELADGFDIANFGAAPTKFDENDLFPLTARHLHGLPLAAVQDEIAALGVPGDIAGPFWDVVRENIGTRADIADWWTLCRDGATPVIEDEDRAFIEEALAMLPDPPYGPDSWGTWTAAVKEKTGRKGKALFMPLRKAVTGRAKGPEMGDLLPLLQKKPG; from the coding sequence ATGACCACCGTCACCCGCTTCGCCCCCTCGCCCACGGGCTATCTTCACGTCGGCAACCTGCGCACGGCGCTCTTCAACTTCCTGATCGCTCGCAAATCGGGCGGCACGTTCATCCTGCGGCTGGACGATACCGATCCGGAGCGGTCCAAGCAGGAATATGCCGACGCGATCAAGGAAGACCTCGAATGGCTGGGGCTGACATGGGACCGGGTGGAACGCCAGTCCGACCGGCTGGACCGCTACGCCGCCGCCGCCGATTCGCTGCGGGATGCGGGGCGGTTCTACGAATGCTTCGAGACCCCGACCGAGCTGGACCTGAAGCGCAAGAAACAACTGAACATGGGCAAGCCCCCGGTCTATGACCGCGCGGCGCTGAACCTGTCGGAGGCGGAGAAGGATACGCTCCGCTCTGAGCGATCCGGCCACTGGCGGTTCCTGCTGAACCAGGAGCGTATCGAGTGGACCGACGGCATTCTTGGCGATGTGTCCATCGACGCGGCCAGCGTGTCCGACCCGGTGCTGATCCGGGGCGACGGTCAGGTGCTGTACACGCTGGCCTCGGTCGTCGATGATACGGAAATGGGCGTGACCCATGTCGTGCGCGGCTCTGACCATGTCACCAACACCGCCACCCAGATCCAGATCATCCAGGCGCTGGGCGGCACTGTCCCGGCATTTGCCCATCACTCGCTGCTGACCGGCCCGCAGGGGGAGGCGCTCTCGAAACGCCTTGGCACGCTCAGCCTGCGCGACCTGCGCGCCCGCGGCGTCGAACCCCTGGCGCTGCTTTCCCTGATGGCCCGGCTGGGATCAAGCCAGCCGGTGGAATTGGCCGGCAGCATCGACGAACTGGCCGACGGCTTCGACATCGCCAATTTCGGCGCGGCACCCACGAAGTTCGACGAGAACGACCTGTTCCCGCTGACCGCCCGGCACCTGCATGGCCTGCCGCTTGCCGCCGTTCAGGACGAAATCGCCGCCCTTGGCGTGCCGGGCGACATCGCCGGGCCGTTCTGGGATGTGGTGCGCGAAAATATCGGCACGCGCGCGGATATCGCCGACTGGTGGACGCTTTGCCGTGACGGCGCGACCCCGGTGATCGAGGATGAGGACCGCGCCTTTATCGAAGAAGCGTTGGCCATGCTGCCCGACCCGCCCTACGGGCCGGACAGTTGGGGCACATGGACCGCCGCGGTAAAGGAAAAGACGGGGCGCAAGGGCAAGGCGCTGTTCATGCCCCTGCGCAAGGCGGTCACCGGTCGGGCGAAGGGGCCCGAGATGGGTGATTTGCTGCCGCTTCTGCAAAAGAAGCCGGGCTAG
- the cueR gene encoding Cu(I)-responsive transcriptional regulator: MNIGTVARRSGLPAKTIRYYEEIGLIKPDRGTNGYRSFSDSDLHTLSFLGRARALGFSIEDCRSLLGLYKDKQRASADVKQIAKAHLAAIEQKIAELEAMKRTLAALVDKCAGDHRPDCPILDSIGAGKVRMAE; the protein is encoded by the coding sequence ATGAATATCGGCACAGTCGCCCGACGCTCCGGCCTGCCTGCAAAAACGATCCGGTACTATGAAGAGATCGGGCTGATCAAACCCGACCGCGGGACCAACGGCTATCGCAGCTTCAGCGACAGCGACCTGCACACCCTGTCCTTTCTCGGCCGTGCCCGCGCGCTTGGCTTTTCGATAGAAGACTGCCGGAGCCTTCTGGGCCTTTACAAAGACAAGCAGCGCGCCAGCGCCGACGTCAAACAGATCGCCAAGGCGCATCTCGCCGCCATCGAACAAAAGATCGCGGAACTGGAGGCGATGAAGCGCACCCTTGCCGCGCTGGTGGACAAATGCGCGGGCGACCACCGGCCCGATTGTCCAATCCTCGACAGCATCGGCGCGGGAAAGGTACGGATGGCCGAATAG
- a CDS encoding FHA domain-containing protein, whose product MDDEDMKFLRRRPPATADNAPTSGNAESDNTGDAPPASQEPPFEDDLARFNRVLGATAEEALSPALHRPIFAGLRAPRLPGIGDAPHHGMPRGKPWIRSPHEDEPTADGTASRPYAPERPREAEGGHRRRASDMAGDGPDVTTTEELGAEFTADITDDELRTISVAPPSPGRETTRDGYARTRLPTLDDPLGAAAAPRDGSPTPVAAAEKLFPVGWLVVVAGPGTGAHFTLFNGISRIGRSAGQTVRLDFGDASIPYSTQVFLFFDAARSAFLLDPGNTTADIRLNGQPLRGIEPVATHDEIGIGETRLRLVALCGPDFAWPPSDDESR is encoded by the coding sequence ATGGACGACGAAGACATGAAATTCCTCCGGCGGCGCCCCCCGGCCACCGCCGACAACGCGCCAACGTCAGGAAATGCGGAGAGCGACAACACCGGCGACGCGCCGCCCGCATCGCAGGAGCCGCCCTTCGAAGACGATCTGGCGCGGTTCAACCGGGTTCTGGGCGCTACCGCGGAGGAGGCGCTTTCCCCCGCCCTCCATCGGCCGATCTTTGCAGGCCTGCGAGCGCCGCGGCTGCCGGGCATCGGAGACGCGCCGCATCACGGCATGCCCCGCGGCAAACCGTGGATACGAAGCCCTCACGAGGACGAGCCAACCGCTGATGGCACCGCATCCCGCCCCTATGCGCCAGAGCGGCCACGCGAAGCGGAAGGGGGGCATCGCCGGCGTGCCTCGGACATGGCCGGGGACGGGCCCGACGTCACGACGACCGAGGAACTTGGCGCAGAGTTCACGGCTGACATCACCGACGACGAACTCCGGACGATTTCCGTTGCGCCACCATCACCGGGCCGGGAAACCACGCGCGACGGGTATGCCAGAACCCGCCTGCCAACGCTTGATGATCCCTTGGGTGCAGCCGCCGCCCCTCGCGACGGCTCTCCCACCCCGGTTGCCGCGGCCGAAAAGCTCTTTCCGGTCGGTTGGCTGGTGGTCGTTGCGGGACCCGGAACGGGCGCGCATTTCACGCTCTTCAACGGGATTTCGCGGATCGGACGAAGTGCGGGGCAAACCGTGCGCCTTGATTTCGGTGACGCTTCGATCCCGTATTCGACACAGGTCTTTCTGTTTTTCGATGCGGCACGATCGGCCTTCCTCCTCGACCCCGGCAACACGACCGCCGACATCCGCCTGAATGGCCAACCGCTCCGCGGAATCGAGCCGGTGGCGACCCACGACGAGATCGGGATCGGCGAAACCCGCCTGCGCCTTGTCGCCCTGTGCGGGCCTGACTTCGCATGGCCGCCGTCAGACGACGAGAGCCGCTGA
- the pdxY gene encoding pyridoxal kinase produces the protein MERVLVLSSEVAFGHVGLSAARPVLTALGVPVTGLPTVVLSNHPGWPHVSGMPVPVETLQAMVEALAANGWLHEHFALLIGYLPSAGHVALAADLAERLRQARPDARVVVDPVLGDAPKGLYVPREVAEAIRDRLVPLADVLTPNQFELGFLSGHDVRDLADAQAAADALLDTGQAGKVLLTSPPLGDGRTGIIAVTADGGTQFCTPLREDVPHGVGDAFAAMIAAGLEVGAALGHLDRLIGDSQGAPHLRIVETRHQWVAAPPVPAEPVTSRTEA, from the coding sequence ATGGAGCGTGTTCTGGTCCTGTCCAGCGAGGTTGCCTTTGGGCATGTGGGCCTGTCCGCCGCGCGCCCGGTGCTGACGGCGCTGGGTGTGCCCGTGACCGGGTTGCCCACGGTGGTGCTGTCCAATCATCCCGGCTGGCCGCACGTTTCGGGTATGCCCGTGCCGGTGGAGACATTGCAGGCAATGGTTGAGGCGCTGGCCGCAAACGGTTGGTTACATGAGCATTTCGCCCTTCTGATCGGCTATCTGCCAAGTGCCGGCCATGTTGCGCTTGCCGCGGACCTTGCCGAACGGCTTCGGCAGGCCCGCCCCGATGCGCGGGTGGTGGTCGACCCGGTTCTGGGCGACGCGCCCAAGGGCCTTTACGTGCCTCGCGAGGTGGCAGAGGCGATCCGCGACCGTCTTGTGCCGCTTGCCGATGTGCTGACGCCGAACCAGTTCGAACTTGGATTTCTGTCGGGCCACGACGTGCGCGACCTGGCCGATGCGCAGGCGGCGGCCGATGCGCTGCTGGACACAGGGCAGGCGGGGAAGGTTCTGCTGACCTCGCCCCCGTTGGGCGATGGACGGACCGGGATCATTGCCGTCACGGCTGACGGGGGGACGCAGTTCTGCACGCCCCTGCGCGAGGACGTGCCGCATGGTGTGGGCGACGCGTTTGCGGCGATGATCGCCGCGGGGCTTGAGGTTGGCGCCGCGCTGGGCCACCTGGATCGGCTTATCGGTGACAGTCAGGGGGCGCCGCATCTGCGGATCGTCGAAACCCGGCACCAATGGGTCGCCGCGCCGCCGGTCCCGGCCGAACCCGTTACCAGCAGAACGGAGGCATAA
- a CDS encoding methylglyoxal synthase, which produces MAFDFILMLTSQDRTIPDARARLDEALEGGVRHIGFKDVGLPFDDLKAVAQAIRAAGARSYLEVVSLDADSELASARAAIDLDVDCLLGGTRAAEVTEITRDHPLRYYPFPGRIVGHPSVLEGPVDDIVASARQLTDLEHVHGLDLLAYRFEGDVPGLMAAVCAAVDKPVVMAGSIDRADRIEAAAGAGAAGFTVGTAALDGVFPAESAGFAGQVRSILDITARARAHSTAPRRLALVAHDNRKAQLRAWVLRHARALTGQRLICTGGTGALLSATVPAFSVQRLQRGSRGGDQQLGALIATGELDAVIFFADPTLAHGGDVDLQALTRLAMLHDTPLALNPSTADALVVALLPAGR; this is translated from the coding sequence ATGGCGTTCGACTTCATCCTGATGCTGACATCGCAGGACCGGACCATTCCCGACGCCCGCGCCCGGCTGGACGAGGCGCTGGAAGGGGGCGTGCGCCATATTGGGTTCAAGGATGTGGGCCTGCCGTTCGACGACCTGAAAGCCGTGGCGCAGGCGATCCGGGCGGCGGGCGCGCGGTCCTATCTTGAGGTTGTCAGCCTCGATGCGGATAGCGAGTTGGCCTCGGCCCGGGCGGCCATCGATCTGGATGTCGATTGCCTGCTTGGCGGCACGCGGGCGGCTGAGGTGACCGAGATTACCCGCGATCATCCGCTGCGCTATTACCCGTTTCCGGGGCGGATCGTCGGGCATCCCAGCGTTCTGGAAGGGCCGGTGGACGACATCGTCGCCTCTGCCCGGCAGTTGACCGATCTGGAACATGTCCACGGGCTGGATCTGCTGGCCTACCGGTTCGAGGGCGACGTGCCGGGGTTGATGGCGGCGGTCTGTGCGGCCGTGGACAAGCCCGTGGTGATGGCGGGCAGCATCGACCGGGCCGACCGGATCGAGGCCGCGGCCGGCGCGGGGGCGGCGGGCTTTACCGTCGGCACCGCGGCGCTGGATGGCGTATTCCCGGCGGAAAGCGCGGGCTTTGCGGGGCAGGTGCGCAGTATTCTGGACATCACGGCCCGGGCGCGGGCGCATTCGACGGCGCCCCGGCGTCTGGCGCTGGTCGCCCATGACAATCGAAAGGCGCAGCTTCGGGCCTGGGTGCTGCGGCACGCGCGGGCGCTGACCGGGCAACGCCTGATCTGCACCGGCGGGACAGGGGCGCTGTTGTCGGCGACCGTGCCCGCGTTTTCGGTGCAGCGCTTGCAGCGTGGCTCCCGCGGGGGCGACCAGCAGCTTGGGGCGCTGATCGCAACCGGGGAACTGGACGCGGTGATCTTTTTCGCCGACCCCACCCTGGCCCATGGCGGGGATGTGGACCTTCAGGCGCTGACACGGCTGGCGATGCTGCATGACACGCCACTGGCGCTGAACCCCTCCACGGCCGATGCGCTGGTTGTGGCGCTCTTGCCCGCCGGGCGGTAG
- a CDS encoding ABC transporter substrate-binding protein, with protein sequence MKTTTALVAAAALSLAGAAGAEPVKVGMITTLSGGGASLGIDTRDGFMLAVKQAANPDLEVIVADDQRKPDVAVQLADKMIQSDKVDVLTGIVWSNLAMAVVPAATAQGKFYLSTNAAPSALAGKGCNPNYFSVSYQNDNLHEAAGAYAVAAGITKAFIMAPNYPAGHDSLNGFKRFYEGDVVGEVYTKLGQTDYAGEIAQIRASGADGVFIFLPGGMGISFVKQYAASGVGLPLIGPAFSFDQSILQAMGDAAIGTMNGANWSPDLDNAANTAFVEAFSAEYGRLPSVYASYGYDTAHLLLSAMDKANVTDADAFRAALHDADFDSVRGKFSFGPSNHPIQDLYVREVVKDGDVYTNRIVGTAMTDRGNAYEDECKM encoded by the coding sequence ATGAAGACGACAACTGCCCTTGTGGCCGCAGCCGCCCTTTCACTGGCCGGAGCCGCCGGGGCCGAGCCGGTGAAGGTCGGCATGATCACCACGCTGTCGGGCGGCGGCGCAAGCCTTGGCATCGACACGCGCGACGGATTCATGCTGGCCGTGAAACAAGCCGCGAACCCCGATCTGGAGGTCATCGTCGCCGACGATCAGCGCAAGCCCGACGTGGCCGTGCAACTGGCCGACAAGATGATCCAGTCCGACAAGGTCGACGTGCTGACCGGCATCGTCTGGTCGAACCTTGCCATGGCCGTGGTGCCGGCGGCGACCGCGCAGGGCAAGTTCTATCTCTCCACCAATGCAGCGCCCTCTGCCCTTGCTGGCAAGGGCTGCAACCCGAACTATTTCTCCGTCAGCTATCAGAACGACAACCTGCACGAGGCCGCGGGCGCCTATGCCGTCGCCGCAGGGATCACCAAGGCGTTCATCATGGCGCCGAACTACCCGGCCGGGCACGACTCCCTGAACGGGTTCAAGCGGTTCTATGAAGGCGACGTGGTGGGCGAGGTCTATACCAAGCTCGGCCAGACCGACTATGCGGGCGAGATCGCGCAAATCCGGGCCTCGGGCGCGGACGGCGTGTTTATCTTCCTTCCGGGTGGCATGGGCATTTCCTTCGTCAAGCAATACGCCGCCTCCGGCGTCGGCCTGCCCCTGATCGGCCCAGCCTTCAGCTTCGACCAGTCGATCCTGCAGGCAATGGGCGACGCCGCTATCGGCACGATGAACGGCGCCAACTGGTCGCCCGATCTGGACAACGCCGCGAACACGGCGTTCGTGGAGGCATTCAGCGCCGAATACGGCCGCCTGCCCTCGGTCTATGCCTCTTACGGCTATGACACGGCACACCTGCTGCTGTCTGCGATGGACAAGGCCAACGTCACCGATGCGGATGCCTTCCGCGCCGCACTGCATGATGCCGACTTCGACAGCGTCCGCGGCAAGTTCTCGTTCGGGCCGTCGAACCACCCGATCCAGGATCTTTACGTGCGCGAGGTGGTGAAGGACGGCGACGTCTACACCAACCGGATCGTCGGCACCGCGATGACCGACCGCGGCAACGCCTACGAGGACGAGTGCAAGATGTAA